The window TCGTCCTCGTCTCGCCGCGGGAAACCGTTGATTGACCGGGACACTCAGGCGGGCGCGTAGCGGTTGGCCGGGATCGGCAGGCCGAGGCGCTCACGCAGCGTGTGCCCCGGCGGTGGTGCCGGGACCAGCGGGGCCAGCAGCGGCAGGTCGACGCTCTGCTCGGCCGGCAGCAGGCGCACGCCGTCGACCGAGCGGTGCAGGTCGGTGAGCAGGTCGTGCAGGGCCTGGGCGGAGCCGACGTGCCGCAGGCGCTCACCGCTCCAGGCGGTGGTGCCGTCGAGGCGGGCCAGTCGTTCGGTCGCCTTCTCCTGCGGGGTGTCGAGGACGACCTCGAGATCGACGAACACCAGCTGCTCGCGGCCGGATCGGTGCGGGTCGCCGGTCAGGACGATGTCGGCGTGCTCGTCCACGCCGAGGTGCTCGGGGGCGATCACGACCACCTGCCCCTGGGGCGATCGCGGGGTGATCAGCGGGCCCTTCACACTGAACGTGGCGCCGGTGAAGTCGATGTGGTGGACGCGCGCGGAGTCGAGGTAGCGGCCGGTGGGTACGTCGCGGATCACGGCGTCGTCCTCCCAGGAGTCCCACAACGACCGCGCCGTGACGATGACGTCCGCCACCTCGCCGCTCAGAGCGTCCCCACGCAGTGCGGGTGCACCGACCGTGGCGAGGGCCGCCGCGTCACTGGCCGCCCCCACGAGCCAGGCGGCCCGGCCGTGACTCGCGTGGTCGAGACTGGCCAGCTGGGTGGCCAGGTGGAACGGCTCGGTGGTGCTGGTGTGCAGCACGGGGGCCAGGCCGATACGACGCGAAATGGTGGACGCGAACGCGGCCCGGGTGCCCGCCTCGAGTCGGGCGGTGGCCGGGACGGGGGCGTCGTCGAAGGTCGCCAGGACGAATCCGGCGTCCTCGGCCTGCCGGACGGCACCGCGCAGGGCGGCGGCCGAGAGCGCTTCACCCGCGGCCGGGTGGGCGCCGGCTCCGTCGAGGTCGACGGCCAGGAACAAGGGGCGGGTCATCGCGACCTCCGGATCACGGCGTCGAGACCGTCCCGTGCGGCCAGGTCGTCCTCACTGCCGAGATCGTCGAAAGATCCGGCGTCTCGCCGGGGGACGACGTCCGAGGTGACCGCGCGCATCACGGCGCCGCACCCGAAGAGCGCGATGTCCTCGTCGTACCCGAGCCGCATGGTCGGGGCGTTCACGACCGGCTTCCTGCGCCAGAGACTCACCAGGTGCCCCCGTGCCGGCGGTCGCTCGCGGACGGGGTGCGGCGGGCGCCCTCACGGATCCGCTCCGGCGCATCCGGCGGGATCGGCTGGTCGGCGTAGCTGCGGACGTTGCGCCGTGAGATCAGCGCTTCCCAGGTCTCGGCCATGCGCTTTATTGTCTACCAAATCAATAGAGTTTACTAGAGGGAGGGCGCCCTGGCCTCACCGGTTCCCGGCATCACCGAGCCGATCTGCGACACAACCCTTCTCAAGCTGCGCCGCTACGCCGGGGTCCCCCGGCGTAGCGGCGCAGCGGCTCGATCGTTGAATCACCCCGGGCTCCAGCGTGTACGCGGCGCGAGGGCCTCACACGTCCCGCACACTCATCGCCGCAATCGCCGGAATCGCCGAAGCACTGCCCTACCGGCCACCGTGGCGCAGGGTCGGCAGGATGCTCTCGGCCACCCGGTAGGCCTCTTCCAGCAACGGGTTTGCCGACAGGATGAACGTGTCCACCCCCAGCGCCCGGTACTCGGTGAGACGTTCGATCACCTGCTCGGTGCTGCCGACCACAGCGGTTCCCGGGCCCGGGCGGAACAGGCTCATCCCCGGCCACAGGTTCGGTGACGTCTCCAGTTCACGCGCCCGGGCCGGCACCCGGCCACCGTGCTGGCGGAACTGCCGCTGCCAGCCCTCGCCGTCGTTCTCGCCGCGAGCGCCCAGCTGGCGCGCGTACGTGGCCTGGCTGGTGACGTCGAGCAGCCGGTCGGCGGCCGCCCAGGCCTCCTCCTCGGTGTCTCGCACGATCAGGTGCAGCCGCAGACCAAGTTTCAGCGAACGTCCTCTGGCAGCCGCTCTTTCCCGCACCCGGTCGAGCTTCTCGGTCAGCTGCGCGGTCGGCTCGGCCCAGGTGAGGTAGACGTCCACGTGCTCGGCGGCGACCTCGATCCCGGCCGGTGACGAACCCCCGAACCACAGGGGGACGCCTCCCTCCTGGAGAGGGGGCAGGTCCCGGAAGTCGGAGCCCGCGTCCTTCAGGTCGTAGAACCTGCCCCGGTGGTCGAAGACCTCGCCGGAGGTCAGGCGCCGCACGATGCCCCAGTACTCGGCCGACAGCTCGTAGCGCTCGTCGTGCTCCAGGTGCAGACCGAAGCGGCGCAGGGCCTCGGTCTGCCCGTTGACCACGTTGAACAGCAGCCGCGGGCCGAACAGGTGCTGAAACGTCAGGGCCTGCTTGGCCAGGGTCACCGGCGAGGTCAGGCCCGGGTGCACGGCCAGCAGCGGTCTGAACGTCGGGCCGGTGACGGCGGCCAGCGCGCTGCCCAGCGGCCAGACGTCGTACTGATCGGTGGCCAGCAGCGCCCCGTCGAACCCGAGGCCGTCGACGGCGGCGGCCAGGCGCTGGAGGTAGCCCAGGTCGGCCGGGCGGCGCCCGTCCGATTCCCAGGGGTAGGGGCCTTCTTTCGGGATGATGTACCACAGGACGTCGGTCACGGCCGGGCCTCCAGGGCCGCGTCGACGTGGGTGGCCAGGTCGGGCAGGTAGGCGTCGGCCACGGTGATCCGGGGCGACAGGAACCCACCGTCGGCGAGGATGCCGGCCGCTTCCTGCTGTTCGGCGATGACGGCGGCATCGACGCTCTGGAGCTTCCAGGGCAGGCGCGACAGTGCCTCCCGCCAGTCCTGCTCCTGGCCGCCGAGCTCGGCGGCAGCGTGCTCGGCGGCTTCGTCCAGGTGCGTGGCAGCCCAGGAATCGGCCTGTTGCAACGCCTTCACGACCGCGGCGAGGACCTGCGGGCGGTTCTCGGCCAGATCGCGGCGGGCGAAGAAGACCGACCTGTCGGTGATCACGTCGCCGGTCTCGACGAGTTTACGAACGCCGCCCTCGCGCAGGGCGCCGTACAGGTCGGCCTCCTGGGCCACCCAGGCGCCGATCTCGCCGCTCTTCAGCCTCGGCAGGGACGCTTCGGCCGAGGGCCTCTCCGAGACCACGTCGGTGTACGAAAGCCCGGCGTCGTGGAGGGCCTTCGCGACCAGGTGGGTGTGCCAGGACCCGACCGAGTGCACGACCGTCAGGCCGCGCAGATCGGCGACGGTGCGCACCGGGCCGTCATCGGCCACCAGCAGCGCCCCGTGCTCCGGTCGCGGCGTGGAGACCGCCGCGTAGACGATGTCGTGCCCGGCGGCCTGACCGGTCAGTGGCGGGGTGGCGCCGGTACCGCTGATGTCGATCGTTCCGTCGGCCAGCAGTCCCGCCGTGCGGGTGCCGTCCTCGAAGTGGTGGAAGACGACGTCCTCGCCGAACGGGGCCAGGGCCTGCTGGGCGAACTCCAGCCGGGCCAGGTGGTACAGGGACGGGTTGCTGACATGAACGCCGATGGTGACGGTCATCGTGGCTCTCCTTGCTTCTGCTGCACCCCGAGATCGGCGAGCAGCTGGGAACGGATCCGGGTGAAGGCGGGACGGGTGGGGTCGCGGGGCTGTTCGAGGTCGATGCGCTCGTCGCGGATCAGCGCGCCCTGTCGCAGGACGGCGACGCGGTCGGCCAGGCGCACGGCCTCCTCGACGTCATGGGTCACGAGCACGACCGCCGGCTGGTGGCGGGCGCACAGGTCGGCGACGAGGTCTTGCATGCGCAGCCGGGTCAGGGCGTCGAGGGCGGCGAAAGGCTCATCGAGCAGGAGAAGTTCGGGTTCCCGGACGAGGGCGCGCGCCAGGGCGACCCGCTGGGCCTCCCCGCCGGACAGGGTGCCGGGCCAGGCGTCCGCGTGCGCGCCCAGGCCCACCTCCTCCAGCGCGGCCAGCCCGAGCGAACGGGTCGCGGCGGTGCGGGGCAGCCCGACCACCACGTTGGCCAGGACCCGTTTGCTGGGCACCAGCCGGGGTTCCTGGAACACCACCGTGCGCCGCCGCGGCACCAGCACGGTGCCGCCGTCGGGATGGTCGAGCCCGGCGAGAATCCGCAGCAGCGTGGTCTTCCCGGTGCCACTGGCGCCGAGCAGGGCCACGAAGTCGCCGCGGGTGACGTCGAGGTCGATGCCGTCGAGCACGTGCCGCTCGCCGAAGGTGCGCCGCAGGCCGCGCACGATCACCGCGTTCGTCATCGTCGTGCTCCTGCCCGCCGCCACGGCATCAGAAGCCGTTCCAGGGTGCGGACGATCACGTCGGCCGCCAGCCCGAACAGGCCGTAGACGATGATGCACAGCGCGAGGATGTCGGTGCGCACGAAGTTCTGCGCCTGCGTCATCAGGTAGCCGATGCCCGCGGTGGCGTTGAGTTCCTCCGCCGCGATCAGCGCGACCACGCTGAGGGTCATCGACAGCCGCAGGCCCACGAGCAGCTGTGGCAGGGCACCGGGCAGGATCACCTCCCGGATCAGGGCGATACGGCCCATCCCGAACGTCCGCATCGCCTCGACCAGGCGCGGGTCGACCGTGCGGACGCCGCTGGTCGCGTTGACGTACATCGGGAACGTGGTGGCGAAGGCGATCAGCACGATCTTGGCCGTCTCACCGATACCGAACCAGACCAGGAACAGCGGGACGAGCGCGAGAAAGGGCACGGTGCGCAGCATCTGGACGCTTGAGTCGATCAGCTCGTCGCCGAGCCGGCTCAGCCCGGTGGTCACGCCGAGCACCAGGCCCAGGCTCAGGCCGATCACCAGGCCCAGGCCCGAACGGCGCAGGGACGTGGTGAGGGCGGCCTGGAACTCGCCGTCACCCCACAGTTCCCCGACCGCCCTGATCACCTGGGCCGGGGAGGCGAGGACCTCGGGACGCAGCAGGCCGGTGGACGAGGCGGCCCACCACAGCAGCACGAGGGTCACCGGCCCCACCGTCCGCAGCAGCGCGGAGGTCCGGGACGAACGGACGCGGCGGCTGCGGACGGCGGGCTCGACCAGTCCGTCGGTGGCGGGGTCGGTCACCGCGGTCATGACGCTCTCGTGCCCAGGCTCTCGACGTCGATGACCGAGGCGGCGACGTCGACCGTGCTCGTCGTGACCTTCTGCTCGGCGAAGAACTGGGCGACGGCGGCGTAACGCTTCAGGTCATCGTCGGTGATCGGCTCGACCTGTGCGCTGCGGCGCAGGAAGTCGAGGTTGATCTCCTTGGCCTCACCGGTGACGGACTGGGCTCCCGAGTCGGTGAACACGTTGACGTAGGGCTGCGGGTCGGCGATCAGCTGGGCGCTGGCCTCGTGCAGGTACTCGTACAGCGCCCTGACGACCTCGGGGTGCTCGTCGGCGAAGGCGGTGCGCACGGCCCAGACGGTGTAGTTGTCGGAGTCGATGTCCTCGCCCTGCACCAGCTGGCGGGAGGTGCCCTGGGCCAGGGTGGCCACGGTGTAGGTGCTCCAGGTGGCCCAGGCGTCGACCTGGCCGGAGCTGAACGCGGGCGCCGACTGGTCCGGGGCCAGGTACACGCGCTCGACCGAGTCGTACGGCACACCGGCCTTTTTCAGGGCCTGTAGCAGCAGGTACTCCCCCGTGCCGCCCTTGTTGACGGCGACCTTCTTGCCCTTCAGGTCTGCGACACTGGTGATCGAGGAGTCCTTCCTGACCAGGATGCCCTCACCGACCGGGTCGGGCTGACCGGTCGCGAACAGCCGAAAGCCCGGGTTCGCGGCCAGTGACCCGATGCCGGAGGTGATGGATCCCTGGGCCACATCGAGCTGGTTCGCGTTGATCGCCTGTGCGGCGGGGGCGAACGGACCGGAGCTGCCGGTCCATTCGACGCCGGCGCCGACCGCGGACAGCGCCGCGTCGAGGCTGCCGTCCTTCTTGCCGAGCGCCAGGATCCCGGCGTTTCCCGGGTCGGGGATGCGCACCTGGATCGTCGCGCTGTCGGCGGCCTCGGCGTCCGAGCCGCAGGCGGCCAGGCCACTCATCGCGACGACGGCCAGGAGCAGGGGGACGGCGACTCGTCTCGTACGGGTCATGACGGGTTCTCCTGATCGGCAGAGCTGGTGGGGGTGCGACGGGCGATCAGGTCGTGCGCCCGGCGCAGGGGTTCGTGATCGGCCCAGGCCCGCACGTCGACGGGCTCGGGCAGGAAGCCGTGCGTGCGCAGGAACTGCTCCTGTTCGGCCAGCAGGCCGAGGCGCTCGGCGGACAGGTCGAGGTGCAGGGACGCGCCGGCGGCGTAGGCCCCGGCCACACCGGCCGGGCCGGAACCGGTTTCGGCGGCGAGGATGCGGTTCACCTCGCCCGGGTGGGCACTCGCCCAGTCGGCGGCCTCGATCAGCGTGGCCAGGAACCGGTCGACCACGGTCGGGTACTCGTCGAGCAAACTCTGGGCCACGGTGATCGGGCGCGGGGTGCCGTTGTTGATCCGGCTGCGGCGATCGGGCTGGGCATCCAGATCGATCGCCGTGACCAGCCCGTACCGCTGAGCCGACTCCACCGCGACCGCACCCTTGACGTAGACGGCGTCCACGCGTCCCTCCTGGAGGGCCGTGAGTTCTGCCTCCCACTGGCCCCGTTCACGCGAACCCGCGGGCACGTCGATCAGCGTGGCGTCGGCCAGGGTGAGCCCGGCCAGGCCCAGGGCTCCCGCGAGACCGTGCAGGGCCATGGCCCGCCAGAAGTCGATGCTGATCTCGTGCCGCGGCAGGGCCAGGCGCAGGCCTCGGAGCTGCGCGGCCCCGGTGATGCCGGAGTCGGCCCGGACGAGCACGGCCTGGCGTTCCTCGATCCAGGTCAGGCCGATGAGCCGGGTGTCCCCACCGCGCGAACGGGCCCACAGCGCAGGGACGTTGCCGCCCTCGCGGAAGAGCGCGGGATGGGCGTGGGTGAAGTGACGCTCGTCGAGGGCGCCACGAGCGTCCTGGAACGAGCGCACCGAGATGCCGTCGGGGGCGAACTCGGCGCTCAGCGTGCCCCGGGCGGCAGCGATACCGGTGGCGGTGGGCACGGGACAGCGGGTGAACCACACCTCGTCGAGAGGTGGCGCTGCGGTGGTGGGCATGACGAAGCCACCCTTCTCATCATGTGAATGTCGCGCACTCTGCGATCTCGCTTCCGAAACAACCCTGACAGCAACAGTTTCAGAAGCACGGCTTTGTCTACTGATTTTGTAGGCTTTACCCAGACTGGCAGTTCCCGGTCCGGCGCGCAAGAGCCGATCTCTCACCATGTGAAAAGTGATGGGTCCGTCGATACACTGCGGAGGTGACCGACCACGCCACCGCGGAACGCGGGCCCGCCGGCGCCCAGGCCGTCCGCCGGGCCCTCGGCCTGCTGAGCGCCTTCCACGACAACGGGCCCGAGCTCAGCGCGTCCGACCTGGCGCGGCGGCTGAACCTGACCGTCCCGACCGCCCACCGCCTGGCCCGCACCCTGGTCGCGACCGGCTTCCTCGAGCAGAACGAGCGCACGCTGCGCTATCGCCTGGGCCCGGCCGTCGTCGAGCTCGGCCAGCTCTCGTTCCACCAGCGCGGCCTGCACCTGGCCCAGCCCGAACTCCGGCAGCTCGCCGACCGCACGTCCTCCACGGCCGACCTCGCGATCCTGGCCGGCACCCATGCCGTGATCGTGGCCGGCGGATCGGTGCACCCCCGCGGCGATCTCGGCCTGCGCCGCCCCCTGCATTCCACAGCCCTCGGCAAGGTCCTGCTCGCGTGGGCCACACCCGCCGAGGCCGCCGTCATCGACGAACTCGACCTGGCCGCGTTCACCGAACACACCATCACCGACGCCGACGCCCTGCGAGCAGCACTGGCCGACATCCGTGAGAACGGCTACGCGCTCAACAATGGTGAATCCATGCAGGGCGTGCGCACTCTCGCGGTCCCGGTGCTGGACGCCGAGGGCCACGCCCGCTTCGCCGTCGCCACCCGCACCAGCACGGCCGCCCTCACCGACGAGCGGCTCGAATGGTTTCTCGGGCATGCTCGGGCCTGTGCCGCCGCCTTGCAGATCCTGCTGCTACCACCGAGCCAGAGACCACAGCACCCCTGAAGCCTCGACCTCGCTCGATCCACGAGCGCCGCGTCCCGTCTCGATCACGAGATTCACGCGTTCGGGCACCTCGACGAATGCCTGGCAACCGTCGGAGGTCAGCCATGAGTGCCGGGGGGACGAGGCACCCGAAAGCGGCCAGTGCACGCGGCGCCAGGTCGTCGTGCGCAGAGGGAACTCCGCGGTCGTGCGCGCGCTGAAGCACCTCGGCGACGATTCGCTTCCCACATCTGGCCGCGTGCGTGCTGCACCGGCGTCGATGTGACGCCGTGTCCACTGCTGGGTGGCCAGTGCTCCGTCGGTCTTTCGCAGAGATGATTTAACGACTGAACTGTTTAGTCACTTGACTATCGGGTGCCCCAGCGGCACCCTGAAGTCATGACCGAGAGCCACCCCCCTCGCATCCGGAGCCTCGAGCTGCTGCGGCCGATCCTGGCCACGCAGCGCAGGGCCGCGGAGGACTGGGCGCGAAGCCGCGGCCTCACGTTCGAGCAGGCGGTGGTGCTCGGATACCTGGAGCAGCGTCCCGGCGCCATGCAGAGGGACATCGTGGAGATGAGCCAGACCACACCGGCCAACATCTCGCTCATGCTCAAGACCCTGGAGGGGCGGGGCCTGATCGAACGTCGCACCGAGCAGGGCGACGCCCGCAGCAAACGGGTGTATCTCACCGATGACGGCGTCGCACTGGTGGCCGGCCTGAACGCGTCGATGGTCGAGGTCGACGAGGCGATCTTCGAACCTCTCGACGCGGCCGAAATGGCCACGCTCGAAACGCTACTCACCAAGGTGAACAGCAAACTGCCGCACGGGCGACCGTAGCCCACCAGCTCACCGTCGCACGCCGCTCGGCGTGCGGGCGATCCCGCCTGCCCACTCACGGGCCCACCACCACCTCACCAAGGACGTCCGCCATGACCACCACAACCACATCCACATCCAGCTCTCCGGCATGGGAGGCGACCTGGGCTCAGGCCCTTCCCGACGTACGCGCCGACGCCGAGCCCTTCACCGACGTCACCCTGCGATCGCAGCTACGGGCCGGGATCGGGGGCCAGCGCGTCCGCGTCGAGTTCAGCAACCGCTACGGCGACCAGCCTCTGGTCATCGGGCGGGTCGCCGTCACCAGCGAAGGCCGCAGCGCTGCGGCGCTCTTCGATTCCGGCGTGGGGTGCTCGGTCCCGGCCGGCGAGTCGGTCTGGACCGATCCGGTGGATCTGCCGGTCAAGGGACACGCGATGCTGACGATCGACTTCCACCTGCCCGAGCAGACCCGATTCCCAAGGCTTTTCGCCAGCGTCAGCGACTTCACCTGCCAGATGTCCGAACCCGGCGACCACGTGGGAGCCGATCGGTTCCCGGCCGTCGCGGCACCGCCCTTCCCGATGCCGGACGACGCCGACATCTCCGTGCACGAGAGCGGGCCCTTCCTGCACACCGTGGACGTCACGGGCACGGCCCGCCACGCGGTGGTGGTCTGCCTGGGTGACTCGATCACCGCGATGGGCTGGCCCGAAGCAGCCGCCGCCCTCCTGCCCGTGGGATCCGGTGTCTCGATCGTCAACCGGGGGATCCCGGGCAACCGGCTCCGGCTGGACGCCGGCGCACCGTACCGGTCGAACGGACGCTCCGGTCTGCATCGCTTCGCCGAGGACGTCCTGCTCACCTCGGGCGTAGCCCAGGTGATCGTCGCCCTGGGCACCAACGACCTGGGGCTCCCGGGTGAGTTCGAGCCCCTGAACGAGCTGCCCACCGCCGACGAACTGACAGCCGCCTACCAGAAGGTGCTCGACCAGGCGTCCAGCGCCGGCATCGCAGCCAGCATCGCCACCATCGGCCCCCGCCAGGGGTCGGACAACCACGACACCGAGCGGGAACTGATCCGCAGCACCGTCAACGACTGGATCCGCACCCTCGGCCCCCGCTGCATCGACTTCGACCAGGCACTGCGCGATCCCGCCTCTCCCCTCGCCCTGGATGCCCGGTACGACAGCGGCGACCACCTCCACCCCAGCGACGCCGGGCAGATGCAGCTCGCCGCCACCGCGGTATCCGCGCTGAAAGACCTGCATCATCGCCGCCCCTGACCAGACACCCGCCCGACCCGCCCGACCCGTCACCAGCGAAAGCGACCATCCCATGACCACGACACCCCAGCAGCAGACAGATCACGACCGTGCGGTCGTCTCCGGCTTCTACGCCGCGATGACCCGGGCCGAGCAGAACGGCGGCTTCACCCCCGAGGACCTCGCCACCGTGGTGGACTTCTTCGAGAACGAACGCGAGGTGGAGATCAACCTTCCCGCTCCCGTCGGCGGCGTCTTCCACGGCCCCGACGACATCGCCGTCGGGCGCCATCGCATGCACGAACTGTGCGGTTTCACCCACCGCGACCACACCCAGGACGAGTACATCGCCGACGGACCCGGCCGCGTCATCTGCATCGGCGTGAACCACGGTGAGGACACCGAGGGCACCCCCTGGTCGATGACCGTCATCGAACTGGTCGACCTCGAGGACGGCAAGGTCATCCGCAAGCGCGTCTTCTTCCAGGACGCCGAGTTCCTCGGCCAGATCGCCCGCCAACGCGAAACCACGATCAAGGAAAGCCTCTTCGGCACCTACTGGACGACCGACAACCCCCTGATCGCCCTGCGCGTGAACGGCACCATGCCCGACTGACATCCCGCGCGCCGGCCGACAGGAGAGGAACCGCGGTCCCCATCGCTGGAGTGTCAGGAGACGTGACCAGCCCGTTCTGGTACGCGATCACCACCAGTTGCGCCCGGTCCCGGGCGCCCAGCTCGGACACGGTCCGGGTCAGATGCGACGTGACCTCGCCTCGAACCCGTCCATCACCGGCATCCGCAGATCCGAACCACGTCGACGCCCTCACGACGGGCCGGCTCCACGGCCTCACAGCCGTCAGGCCACCACACCCGGCGTCGGCATCCTCCTGGACGCCACACTGGCCCGGGTCTGCTGGTGCCCGCCGTGGTCTCGATCCTGGGCAGGTACAACTGGTGGCTACCCGTCCCGCCGGCCAGAGTGCTGCGGGTCGAGCCCTCTCCGCTGCGGCCGGACCAGCCGCCGCCGGACGACGCGACACCGGTCGATCGTGTCAGGTCAGCGAACTCCCCTCCGGCGGATCAGGCGCCCGGCCCGAACCCCGAAGACCACTCCGGCCCCGAGCAACGGAACCGCGCCGTTGCCCCGCAACCATGCCGGGCCAGAGGCCGGTGACGGTGACGGGTGTGATGCCCGGCCTGGGCCTGACACCGGGGCCGGGCCCGAGACCCGGGCCGATGCAGGCGCCAGGGCCGGATCCGGTGGAACTGCCGCCGAGGGTGGCCCAGGGGGCGTATCGGGAGCCCGCGTCGTGAACCCACCGGTGGCGCTCCACACGAGGGTGGCCAGCCCGACGAAAATCGCTTCCAGACCGAAGATGTAGGCAGCGAACTCGTGCCATCCCATCAGCGATGCGCCCGCCTGGTCCCCGGCCACCAGAACAGACAGGACGACGATCTCGCCGAAGCACATCGTGGCGACGGTCACGATCCCGGCGGCCCGCTCCAGAGCGTCCTGGGCCGGCCGCCGGAAGAACTGGGCCTCCACCGCGAGCGCGACGAACAACAGCGGGACGACCTGGCTGGCCTGGGCGAAGAATTCCTGGTCCACCCGGGTACCGACGGCGTCGGGGTCGGCCAGGGCGAAGTCCCACAGCGCCCCGGCGATCCAGGCGACGAAGGTACCGATGATCAGCGGCGCGAACGGCCTCAGCCTCTGCCACCCGGCCCGTGGGCGGCTCAGGAGTTCCCGGCGCGGATCGATGCCGAGGAAGACGGCCAGCATCAGGGCGAGCGCCACGATCCAGAGCAGGCACAGGCCGACGGACCAGACCAGGAGCAGCGGATCGTGGTACTCCCCGGCCGGGTTCCCCCATCCGACGGCCGCGAAGTCGATGGCCAGCGTCGCCAGGTACGCGACGAGGAACCAGCCGATCAAGTCCCGGCGCGGGAGCCTCGCGCCCAGCAGCCGGCGCAGGCGCACGGCCACGACGAACAGCACCGGCGCGGAGAAGGTGTCGACGCCGAGCAGGAGCAGGTCCCAGCCGTTCAGCCACCGGCCCAGGAGGTAGACCTGCGCGCTGTCGGCGACACCGCATCCGGGCCGGCGGTCGAGTTCGGCGCAGGCGTCGTACGCGGCGTTGACCAGTTCCTCGCTGAACGCGAACGGCACGAAGAACAGGAACAGCAGCAGGGACGCCCAGGCGACCGCCAAAGGGCTGCGTACCGGCTGGCCCTGACCCGTCATGCGGTGAGGTTAGGTCGCGTGGGCCATGATGCGGCAGGCTTTGACCGGGCCCGGGCCGCTCGCCTCTTCTTGTCCGCAGATACCCCGCCAGTCCACCGGGAAAACGCCCAGCCGCCGGAACACCGCGCGACATCGCAGATACCGCAGATACCGCACGGTTTCCGCCCCGTGCCGTCCCGCCCTGTGGCAGGCTGATCCCACGCCACATCAGGGGGGACTGCTGTGCTGCCGGAAATCCTCACGGGCGCCGCCGCTGCCGGGGGCACCGCCGTCGTCGCCGCCATGGCCGAAGACTCCTGGCAGCAGGTCAAGGCGCACGCCGTGCGCCTGCTGACCCGCGAGCCCGACGACCAGGACGCCGCCGAGCGCGTCGCCGGGCGCCTGGAGCGTTCCCGTACCGCCATCGAGACAGCCGCCCCGGCCCGGCGCGAGCAGGTGACCGC is drawn from Kineosporia corallincola and contains these coding sequences:
- a CDS encoding MarR family winged helix-turn-helix transcriptional regulator encodes the protein MTESHPPRIRSLELLRPILATQRRAAEDWARSRGLTFEQAVVLGYLEQRPGAMQRDIVEMSQTTPANISLMLKTLEGRGLIERRTEQGDARSKRVYLTDDGVALVAGLNASMVEVDEAIFEPLDAAEMATLETLLTKVNSKLPHGRP
- a CDS encoding GDSL-type esterase/lipase family protein, which gives rise to MTTTTTSTSSSPAWEATWAQALPDVRADAEPFTDVTLRSQLRAGIGGQRVRVEFSNRYGDQPLVIGRVAVTSEGRSAAALFDSGVGCSVPAGESVWTDPVDLPVKGHAMLTIDFHLPEQTRFPRLFASVSDFTCQMSEPGDHVGADRFPAVAAPPFPMPDDADISVHESGPFLHTVDVTGTARHAVVVCLGDSITAMGWPEAAAALLPVGSGVSIVNRGIPGNRLRLDAGAPYRSNGRSGLHRFAEDVLLTSGVAQVIVALGTNDLGLPGEFEPLNELPTADELTAAYQKVLDQASSAGIAASIATIGPRQGSDNHDTERELIRSTVNDWIRTLGPRCIDFDQALRDPASPLALDARYDSGDHLHPSDAGQMQLAATAVSALKDLHHRRP
- a CDS encoding nuclear transport factor 2 family protein; translated protein: MTTTPQQQTDHDRAVVSGFYAAMTRAEQNGGFTPEDLATVVDFFENEREVEINLPAPVGGVFHGPDDIAVGRHRMHELCGFTHRDHTQDEYIADGPGRVICIGVNHGEDTEGTPWSMTVIELVDLEDGKVIRKRVFFQDAEFLGQIARQRETTIKESLFGTYWTTDNPLIALRVNGTMPD